In bacterium, a single window of DNA contains:
- the nqo4_1 gene encoding NADH-quinone oxidoreductase subunit 4, which translates to MTAQVDMVVKRRGETSPDLVASALDPVEGPLGVQVGEDGTMVVNMGPQHPSTHGVLRLEITVDGEIVTDIIPHLGYLHTGIEKTAEKETYHKAITLFDRMDYLAPLSNNMAYIGAVEQLCGVTPPERAIYARVLLIELQRIASHLVWLGTSAIDLGATTPFLWSMIQREQILDLFEMASGVRMMTSFIQEGGLAKDLPEGFLESSGKFLRQFPAAYAELRLLLEKNPIWVARTKGIGIITEQDVLDYGLTGPIARASGVITDLRKSNPYLGYDTYNFDVPTSTDGDVYARFWVRLMEMQESHRICEQAHQRLASATGPYRCEHPLYVAPIRERIHESMEALIRHFKFYTSGYAPPKGDVYVAIEAPKGEIGFWLVSDGTERPRRCKVRPPSFVNLKVIEKIGLGHLLSDLVAIIGSLDIVLGEIDR; encoded by the coding sequence ATGACAGCACAGGTAGACATGGTGGTGAAGCGACGCGGGGAGACCTCCCCGGACCTGGTGGCGTCGGCCCTCGACCCAGTCGAGGGGCCACTTGGCGTACAGGTCGGCGAAGACGGCACGATGGTGGTCAACATGGGCCCGCAGCATCCCTCCACTCACGGGGTGCTCCGCCTGGAAATCACGGTCGATGGCGAGATCGTCACCGACATCATTCCGCACCTGGGTTACCTGCATACAGGCATCGAGAAAACCGCCGAGAAAGAGACCTACCACAAGGCGATCACCCTTTTTGATCGCATGGACTACCTCGCCCCCCTCTCGAACAACATGGCGTACATCGGGGCGGTCGAGCAGCTCTGCGGCGTGACCCCTCCTGAACGGGCCATCTATGCCCGGGTCCTGCTCATCGAACTCCAGCGGATCGCCAGTCACCTGGTTTGGCTGGGGACCAGCGCCATCGACCTGGGAGCCACGACCCCCTTCCTCTGGTCCATGATCCAACGGGAACAGATCCTCGACCTCTTCGAGATGGCTTCCGGCGTCCGGATGATGACTTCCTTTATTCAGGAAGGCGGCCTTGCGAAGGACCTCCCAGAGGGTTTTCTTGAAAGCAGCGGCAAGTTCCTCAGGCAGTTCCCTGCGGCTTATGCGGAACTGCGGCTCCTGCTGGAGAAGAATCCGATCTGGGTGGCCCGGACCAAAGGGATCGGGATCATCACTGAACAGGATGTGCTGGACTACGGCCTGACCGGGCCGATTGCCCGGGCCAGTGGAGTCATCACCGACCTGCGCAAATCCAATCCGTACCTGGGGTACGACACCTACAACTTCGATGTCCCCACCAGTACCGACGGGGATGTCTACGCCCGCTTCTGGGTCCGCCTGATGGAGATGCAGGAGTCGCATCGCATTTGCGAACAGGCCCATCAGCGACTCGCCAGCGCCACGGGACCGTACCGGTGCGAGCATCCGCTCTATGTCGCACCGATTCGGGAGCGCATCCACGAGAGCATGGAAGCGCTCATTCGGCACTTCAAGTTCTACACCTCCGGCTATGCTCCTCCCAAGGGAGATGTCTATGTCGCCATCGAGGCCCCCAAGGGGGAGATCGGTTTCTGGCTGGTGAGCGATGGCACGGAGCGTCCGCGACGCTGCAAAGTCCGGCCACCATCCTTCGTGAATCTCAAGGTCATCGAAAAGATCGGCCTCGGCCATTTGCTGAGCGACCTGGTGGCTATCATCGGCAGTCTCGATATCGTCCTGGGGGAGATCGACCGCTAA
- the ndhJ_1 gene encoding NAD(P)H-quinone oxidoreductase subunit J, chloroplastic, producing the protein MLTNVPPTPPAAWITLQDEQQFAERPEIRLLEERLGTGYVGWRGFQGNLVIGVVPSAVIAALKLLKEESHYDHFSFMSCAHWPEKSGEGFQMVWQLYCRSLATWVRLETWIPDQAPVHFPSVCAVYPAAEWHECEVYDLFGITFEKHPNLRRLFTPGMYDEYPLRRDFPLDGAPLRDFQQKLISQWNDSGQSHDHTGSLADEWMDRWNS; encoded by the coding sequence ATGCTGACGAACGTCCCACCAACTCCGCCGGCGGCGTGGATCACGCTGCAGGACGAACAGCAGTTTGCTGAACGCCCCGAGATCCGCCTCCTGGAAGAGCGCCTGGGAACGGGCTATGTCGGATGGCGGGGCTTCCAGGGCAACCTCGTGATTGGGGTGGTCCCCAGCGCGGTCATCGCCGCACTCAAACTGCTTAAAGAAGAGAGTCACTACGACCACTTCAGCTTCATGAGCTGCGCCCACTGGCCGGAAAAGTCCGGGGAAGGGTTCCAGATGGTCTGGCAGCTTTATTGCCGGAGTCTGGCGACCTGGGTTCGTCTGGAGACATGGATTCCGGATCAGGCGCCGGTGCATTTTCCCAGCGTCTGTGCGGTTTATCCCGCCGCTGAGTGGCATGAGTGCGAGGTCTACGACCTCTTCGGCATCACGTTTGAAAAGCATCCGAATCTCCGGCGACTCTTCACGCCGGGGATGTACGACGAGTATCCGCTCCGGCGGGATTTCCCCCTCGATGGCGCTCCTCTGCGCGACTTTCAGCAGAAGCTGATTTCGCAGTGGAACGACAGCGGCCAGTCCCACGACCACACCGGGTCGCTGGCCGATGAGTGGATGGACAGGTGGAACAGCTAG
- the ndhK gene encoding NAD(P)H-quinone oxidoreductase subunit K, chloroplastic produces the protein MASKVLTPRLNPEGDSRQGAELVLPPGVTLKNRVPNAALADGGFQLTTVENAVNAIRSSSVWPVLFGLACCAIEMMSASASHHDMARFGSEVFRASPRQADLMIVAGRLSWKMAPVLRRIYDQMPDPKWVISMGACASSAGVFQNYAVVPGVDRIVPVDIYVPGCPPRPEALIDGLMQLQAKIRREHGIIF, from the coding sequence ATGGCGTCAAAGGTCCTGACCCCCCGTCTCAATCCTGAAGGGGACTCCCGACAGGGGGCGGAGTTGGTTCTGCCTCCCGGTGTCACCCTCAAAAATCGTGTCCCCAATGCCGCCCTGGCCGATGGTGGCTTTCAGCTGACGACGGTCGAGAATGCCGTCAACGCCATCCGTTCCTCCTCCGTCTGGCCGGTCCTGTTTGGCCTCGCCTGCTGCGCCATCGAAATGATGTCTGCATCGGCTTCCCACCACGACATGGCGCGCTTTGGCTCGGAAGTCTTCCGCGCCTCACCGCGACAGGCGGACCTCATGATTGTGGCGGGCCGCCTCTCCTGGAAGATGGCGCCAGTCCTGCGCCGGATCTACGACCAGATGCCCGACCCCAAATGGGTGATCAGTATGGGGGCCTGTGCCTCCAGCGCCGGGGTGTTCCAGAACTACGCCGTGGTGCCGGGAGTCGACCGAATCGTGCCCGTGGATATCTACGTCCCCGGCTGTCCGCCCCGACCGGAAGCCTTGATCGATGGTCTCATGCAACTGCAGGCCAAGATTCGCCGCGAGCACGGCATCATCTTCTAG
- the ndhC_1 gene encoding NAD(P)H-quinone oxidoreductase subunit 3, chloroplastic: MPLTWVAVLADGSAAGQPLPDQVHAWAFLLMLLLTTGFALVTIVLAEKIGPKRPHKVKLQPYECGIEPEAPVLQRMHIQFYRTSIMFLIFGVELIFLYPWAVWARQLGVTGLLMLAPFMVILIVGFLFEWTKGALEWRQRS, translated from the coding sequence ATGCCGCTCACATGGGTGGCCGTCCTTGCCGACGGCTCCGCAGCCGGACAGCCGCTGCCAGACCAGGTCCATGCCTGGGCCTTTCTGCTCATGCTGTTGCTCACGACAGGCTTTGCACTCGTGACCATCGTGCTGGCCGAGAAAATCGGACCGAAGCGACCCCATAAGGTGAAGCTGCAGCCGTACGAATGCGGCATCGAACCCGAAGCGCCGGTGTTGCAGCGGATGCACATCCAGTTCTACCGCACCAGCATCATGTTCCTGATCTTCGGGGTGGAACTCATTTTCCTCTACCCCTGGGCGGTCTGGGCCAGACAACTCGGCGTCACGGGCCTCCTGATGCTGGCGCCCTTCATGGTGATCCTCATCGTCGGATTCCTCTTTGAGTGGACGAAAGGAGCGCTGGAATGGCGTCAAAGGTCCTGA